A window of Pantoea agglomerans contains these coding sequences:
- a CDS encoding ATP-binding protein yields the protein MRHQHLWQAGARGRLLLFNLLVVCVTLMVSAVAILGFRHAGRIQEQAQAQTLSDMSASLALARDTASVATAAVRLSQVVGALEYQSESQRLQQTQQALQQSLSLLASAPLAARQTARVARIRARSLMLEQTITQLLINGHQRHLQRNALLSGLWQSQLLLDHINQLAVRRGPPAALRQQTERLLAAAIRTPSPVAVVDQLQQVMAAWRPEAGEAVLDEKIARLIATQQSLRPLAERLAENDLAIAYSTYRIKALVAALNDDITACVQQVAQQSEMRSAETHRELNSVILFIALFALLALAITGYAGIYIYRNLGSSLTAIADAMTRLAQGEKRVAVPGLQRRDELGDLARAFNVFARNTASLAHTSRLLKEKSSQLESTFLAMRDGFALFDNHGQLVVWNAQYPQLLGLPEQALHRGLHYRQLLKRVGVDLQHPGEPQEVRLADGRTLELRFSPVPRRGIVNTVLERTARKALEEALVHSQKMKAVGQLTGGIAHDFNNLLAVIIGSLALTQGQLPPGSLASRIDRARQAADRAALLTQRLLAFSRKQALHPRAVSVTQLVEELQNLLQHSLLPGQRLTVEAPRPGWLAWIDASQLENALMNLVVNARDAMQQKSGEIRLRIASQQREQGERVVIEVIDQGCGMTPEVREQVFEPFFTTKETGSGSGLGLSMVYGFVRQSGGQIEIDTAPGQGTTVRLLLPRAPESAVAPAPAAPVVPSAPCDKLILVLDDEPAVRQTLCEHLHQLGYVTLECASGEEALALLRQTPDIDLLISDLMLPGGLNGAEVIRQAQQQWPQLATLLISGQDLRLQPVALPLCERLAKPWRSAQLAQALARAWQRSERLSRARQAARAAPACR from the coding sequence ATGCGGCATCAACATCTCTGGCAGGCGGGCGCGCGCGGCCGCCTGCTGCTGTTTAACCTGCTGGTGGTGTGCGTCACGCTGATGGTGAGTGCGGTAGCGATACTTGGCTTTCGCCACGCCGGGCGCATTCAGGAGCAGGCGCAGGCGCAAACCCTGAGCGATATGAGCGCCAGCCTGGCGCTGGCGCGCGATACCGCCAGCGTCGCCACGGCGGCGGTGCGCCTGTCGCAGGTGGTGGGCGCGCTTGAGTATCAGAGCGAATCGCAGCGACTCCAGCAGACGCAACAGGCGCTGCAGCAGTCGCTGTCGCTGCTTGCCTCGGCGCCGCTTGCCGCGCGTCAGACGGCGCGGGTGGCGCGCATTCGCGCGCGCAGCCTGATGCTGGAGCAGACCATCACGCAGCTGCTGATCAACGGCCATCAGCGCCACCTGCAGCGCAACGCCCTGCTCAGCGGCCTGTGGCAGTCGCAGCTGCTGCTTGACCATATTAACCAGCTCGCGGTGCGGCGCGGCCCTCCGGCGGCGCTGCGCCAGCAGACCGAGCGCTTGCTGGCGGCGGCGATCCGCACCCCGTCTCCGGTTGCGGTGGTCGATCAGCTGCAGCAGGTGATGGCAGCATGGCGGCCAGAGGCGGGCGAGGCGGTGCTGGATGAGAAAATCGCCCGCCTGATCGCGACCCAGCAGTCGCTGCGGCCGCTGGCGGAACGGCTGGCGGAGAACGATCTGGCTATCGCCTATTCCACCTACCGCATCAAAGCGCTGGTGGCGGCGCTCAACGACGACATCACCGCCTGCGTGCAGCAGGTGGCGCAGCAGAGCGAAATGCGCAGCGCGGAAACCCACCGCGAACTCAACTCGGTGATCCTGTTTATCGCGCTGTTCGCCCTGCTGGCGCTGGCGATCACCGGCTATGCCGGGATCTATATCTACCGCAATCTCGGCTCCAGCCTGACCGCCATCGCCGACGCCATGACGCGGCTGGCGCAGGGAGAGAAGCGCGTTGCGGTGCCGGGCCTGCAGCGGCGCGACGAACTGGGCGATCTGGCGCGCGCCTTTAACGTTTTCGCCCGCAATACCGCGTCGCTGGCGCACACCTCCCGCCTGCTCAAGGAAAAGAGCAGTCAGCTTGAGTCCACCTTTCTGGCGATGCGCGACGGCTTTGCGCTGTTTGATAACCACGGCCAGCTGGTGGTGTGGAATGCGCAGTATCCCCAGCTGCTGGGGCTGCCCGAACAGGCGCTGCATCGCGGCCTGCACTATCGCCAGCTGCTGAAGCGGGTGGGCGTGGATCTGCAGCATCCGGGCGAGCCGCAGGAGGTGCGGCTGGCGGATGGCCGCACGCTGGAGCTGCGCTTTAGCCCGGTGCCGCGTCGCGGCATCGTCAATACCGTGCTGGAGCGCACCGCGCGCAAGGCGCTGGAGGAGGCGCTGGTACACAGCCAGAAGATGAAAGCGGTTGGCCAGCTGACCGGCGGCATCGCGCACGACTTCAATAACCTGCTGGCGGTGATTATCGGCAGCCTGGCGCTGACCCAGGGGCAGCTGCCGCCGGGCAGCCTGGCGAGCCGCATCGACCGCGCCCGTCAGGCAGCGGATCGCGCCGCCCTGCTCACCCAGCGGCTACTGGCCTTTTCGCGCAAGCAGGCGCTGCATCCGCGCGCCGTGTCGGTGACGCAGCTGGTGGAGGAGCTGCAGAACCTGCTGCAGCACTCGCTGCTGCCCGGCCAGCGCCTGACGGTCGAGGCGCCGCGGCCCGGCTGGCTCGCCTGGATCGACGCCAGCCAGCTGGAGAACGCACTGATGAATCTGGTGGTGAACGCGCGCGACGCCATGCAGCAAAAAAGCGGCGAGATCCGCCTGCGCATCGCCAGCCAGCAGCGCGAACAGGGCGAGCGCGTAGTGATTGAGGTGATCGACCAGGGCTGCGGCATGACGCCAGAGGTGCGGGAACAGGTGTTCGAGCCCTTTTTCACCACTAAAGAGACCGGCAGCGGCAGCGGGCTGGGGCTGTCGATGGTGTATGGCTTTGTGCGCCAGTCAGGGGGCCAGATTGAGATCGACACCGCGCCCGGCCAGGGAACCACCGTGCGTCTGCTGCTGCCGCGCGCCCCAGAGAGCGCCGTCGCCCCCGCGCCAGCCGCGCCGGTGGTGCCATCCGCCCCGTGCGATAAGCTGATTCTGGTGCTGGATGACGAACCGGCGGTGCGCCAGACGCTGTGCGAGCATCTGCACCAGCTTGGCTACGTGACGCTGGAGTGCGCCAGCGGCGAAGAGGCGCTGGCGCTGCTGCGGCAGACCCCCGATATCGATCTGCTGATCAGCGATCTGATGCTGCCCGGCGGGCTGAACGGCGCCGAGGTGATCCGCCAGGCGCAGCAGCAGTGGCCGCAGCTGGCGACGCTGCTGATCAGCGGGCAGGATCTGCGCCTGCAGCCGGTGGCGCTGCCGCTGTGCGAGCGGCTGGCAAAACCCTGGCGCAGCGCGCAGCTGGCGCAGGCGCTGGCGCGCGCCTGGCAGCGCAGCGAGCGCCTCAGTCGCGCGCGGCAGGCTGCCAGAGCGGCACCGGCTTGCCGCTGA
- a CDS encoding winged helix-turn-helix domain-containing protein: MKPAILVIDDDKAVCELLQDVLNAQQFSVYCCHYGRDAPALLAQHGDIALVMLDMMLPDTNGLLVLQQLQRQRPDLLVIMLTGMGSEAEMVVGLEMGADDYIAKPFNPRVVVARARAALRRGGRLISPETVESGWRFNGWQLDEARCQLLNPQREAVPLTQGEYALLRALVRHARKVLTRDQLLELTHGESLDVFDRTIDVLIMRLRRKIETNPHQPSLIRTIRGLGYVFSADVTRPEAVRLSA; encoded by the coding sequence ATGAAGCCCGCCATTCTGGTTATCGATGATGATAAAGCCGTCTGCGAACTGCTGCAGGATGTGCTGAATGCGCAACAGTTTAGCGTTTACTGCTGCCACTATGGCCGGGACGCGCCGGCGCTGCTGGCGCAGCACGGCGATATCGCGCTGGTGATGCTGGATATGATGCTGCCCGATACCAACGGCCTGCTGGTGCTGCAACAGCTGCAGCGCCAGCGCCCCGATCTGCTGGTGATCATGCTGACCGGCATGGGCTCCGAAGCGGAAATGGTGGTCGGGCTGGAGATGGGCGCGGATGACTATATCGCCAAGCCTTTTAATCCGCGCGTGGTGGTGGCGAGAGCGCGCGCGGCGCTGCGGCGCGGCGGACGGCTGATATCGCCGGAGACGGTGGAGAGCGGCTGGCGCTTTAACGGCTGGCAGCTGGATGAGGCGCGCTGTCAGCTGCTCAATCCGCAGCGCGAAGCGGTGCCGCTGACGCAGGGTGAATATGCGCTGCTGCGCGCGCTGGTGCGCCACGCGCGCAAGGTGCTGACGCGCGATCAGCTGCTGGAGCTGACCCACGGCGAAAGCCTGGACGTTTTCGATCGCACCATCGACGTGCTGATAATGCGACTGCGGCGCAAAATCGAAACGAATCCGCATCAGCCCAGTTTGATCCGCACTATTCGCGGCCTCGGCTATGTCTTTTCCGCCGATGTCACGCGTCCGGAAGCGGTCCGGCTGAGCGCCTGA
- the phnE gene encoding phosphonate ABC transporter, permease protein PhnE, which produces MTDFERYYQRIRSQQKRDTLLWSLVLVTLYLVAGNLSEFSLTTLWLSLPHFFDYLWQTLPVLHVATLFDGVKTEGSLAYWGYRLHFQLPLIWETLQLALASTVVAVCIAAVLAFFAADNTQTPPGLRVAIRAFVAFLRTMPELAWAVMFVMAFGIGAIPGFLALVLHTIGSLTKLFYEAIESASDKPVRGLAACGASKLQRMRFAFWPQVKPIFLSYSFMRLEINFRSSTILGLVGAGGIGQELMTNIKLDRYDQVSITLLLIILVVSLLDSCSGRLRRRVVEGAS; this is translated from the coding sequence TTGACTGACTTCGAACGCTACTACCAACGCATCCGCAGCCAGCAGAAACGCGACACGCTGCTCTGGTCGCTGGTGCTGGTGACGCTCTACCTCGTCGCAGGCAACCTGTCAGAGTTCAGCCTGACCACGCTGTGGCTATCGCTGCCGCACTTCTTCGACTACCTGTGGCAAACCCTGCCGGTGCTGCACGTCGCCACGCTGTTCGACGGCGTGAAGACCGAAGGATCGCTCGCTTACTGGGGCTACCGCCTCCATTTCCAGCTGCCGCTCATCTGGGAAACCCTGCAGCTGGCGCTGGCATCCACCGTTGTGGCGGTCTGTATCGCCGCCGTGCTGGCCTTTTTTGCCGCCGATAACACCCAAACCCCGCCTGGTTTGCGCGTTGCCATTCGCGCCTTTGTCGCCTTTTTGCGCACCATGCCGGAGCTGGCCTGGGCGGTGATGTTCGTGATGGCGTTCGGTATCGGCGCCATTCCCGGCTTCCTAGCGCTGGTGCTGCACACCATTGGCAGCCTGACCAAACTCTTCTACGAGGCGATTGAAAGCGCCTCCGATAAGCCAGTGCGCGGGCTGGCCGCCTGCGGCGCCAGCAAGCTGCAGCGCATGCGCTTCGCCTTCTGGCCACAGGTGAAGCCGATCTTTCTCTCCTACAGCTTTATGCGGCTGGAGATCAACTTTCGCTCATCAACCATTCTGGGGCTGGTGGGCGCGGGCGGCATCGGCCAGGAGCTGATGACCAATATCAAACTCGATCGTTACGATCAGGTCAGCATCACGCTGCTGCTGATTATCCTGGTGGTGTCGCTGCTGGACAGCTGTTCCGGCCGGCTGCGCCGCCGCGTCGTGGAGGGAGCATCATGA
- a CDS encoding ABC transporter permease subunit: MTETTRAKPPTVKRALIGDMLQTVGILPILVLIVVVFGFVAPNFFTEGNLLNITRQASINIVLAAGMTFVILTGGIDLSVGSMLGTTAVVAMVASLDPMLAGMTIPMALGAGLVMGLFNGILVAWAGLPPFIVTLGTYTALRGAAYLLANGTTVINSDISFEWIGNGYLGPVPWLIVIAFAVIAVCWFILRRTTLGVHIYAVGGNMQAARLTGIKVSAVLLFVYAMSGLLSGLGGLMSASRLYSANGNLGVGYELDAIAAVILGGTSFVGGIGTITGTLIGALIIATLNNGMTLMGVSYFWQLVIKGAVIIIAVLIDKYRTRHHVS; this comes from the coding sequence ATGACAGAAACCACGCGGGCGAAACCGCCCACCGTTAAGCGGGCGCTGATAGGCGACATGCTGCAAACCGTCGGCATTCTGCCGATTCTGGTGCTGATTGTGGTGGTGTTCGGCTTTGTCGCGCCGAACTTCTTCACCGAGGGCAATCTGCTCAATATTACCCGCCAGGCCTCGATTAATATCGTGCTGGCGGCCGGTATGACCTTTGTGATCCTCACCGGCGGCATCGACCTTTCGGTGGGCTCAATGCTGGGCACCACGGCGGTGGTGGCGATGGTTGCCTCGCTCGATCCCATGCTCGCCGGCATGACTATCCCCATGGCGCTCGGCGCTGGCCTGGTGATGGGGCTGTTTAACGGCATACTGGTCGCCTGGGCCGGCTTGCCGCCTTTTATCGTTACCCTTGGCACCTATACGGCGCTGCGCGGCGCCGCCTATCTGCTGGCAAACGGCACCACGGTGATTAACTCCGATATCAGCTTTGAATGGATAGGCAACGGCTATCTCGGCCCGGTGCCCTGGCTGATCGTTATCGCCTTCGCGGTGATCGCCGTCTGCTGGTTTATCCTGCGCCGCACCACGCTGGGCGTTCATATCTACGCGGTGGGCGGCAATATGCAGGCGGCGCGTCTCACCGGGATTAAGGTCAGCGCGGTACTGCTGTTCGTTTACGCCATGAGCGGGCTGCTCTCCGGGCTAGGCGGGCTGATGTCGGCGTCGCGTCTCTATAGCGCCAACGGCAACCTCGGCGTCGGCTATGAACTGGACGCCATCGCCGCGGTGATCCTCGGCGGCACCAGCTTCGTCGGCGGCATCGGCACCATTACCGGCACCCTGATCGGCGCGCTGATTATCGCCACGCTCAACAACGGCATGACGCTGATGGGGGTCTCCTATTTCTGGCAGCTGGTGATCAAAGGCGCGGTGATCATTATTGCGGTGCTGATCGACAAATATCGCACCCGGCACCACGTCTCCTGA
- a CDS encoding NCS2 family permease, with translation MMLEKLFKLKAHNTTVRTEVVAGITTFLAMAYILFVNPSILGATGMDKGAVFVATCLAAAIGSVLMGLIANYPIALAPGMGLNAFFTYTVVLHMGYTWQIALGAVFLSAVIFFAMSIFKIREWIIASIPLPLRAGIAAGIGLFLALIALEGAGIVVDNPATLVGLGDLTKPGPLLALLGFVVIVVLEARRVTGAVLIGILLITFISMGIGLSPFAGIFSVPPSIAPTFMQLDIAGAFNVGLVSVIFAFLFVDVFDNTGTLLGVTKRAGLADEQGNIPKMGRALVADSAAALFGSLLGTSTTTSYVESAAGVSAGGRTGLTAVVVAILFLLALFFSPLAGSVPVYATAPALLFVAVLMTSGLAEIDWKDITTAAPVTVTALTMPLTYSIANGIAFGFITWTVVKLLSGRTKEINAALVILSLLFVIKLGWLSA, from the coding sequence ATGATGTTAGAAAAACTATTCAAGCTAAAAGCGCATAACACGACGGTTCGCACCGAAGTGGTCGCCGGGATCACCACCTTCCTGGCGATGGCCTATATCCTGTTTGTTAACCCCAGCATTTTGGGCGCAACCGGGATGGATAAAGGCGCGGTGTTTGTTGCCACCTGTCTGGCGGCGGCGATCGGATCGGTACTGATGGGGCTGATCGCCAACTACCCGATCGCGCTGGCGCCCGGCATGGGGCTGAACGCCTTCTTCACCTATACCGTCGTGCTGCATATGGGTTACACCTGGCAAATCGCGCTAGGCGCAGTGTTTTTGTCGGCGGTGATCTTCTTCGCGATGTCGATTTTTAAAATTCGCGAGTGGATTATCGCCAGCATTCCGCTGCCGCTGCGCGCCGGGATTGCGGCGGGCATCGGGCTGTTCCTGGCGCTGATCGCGCTGGAAGGCGCGGGCATCGTGGTGGATAACCCGGCAACGCTGGTTGGTCTGGGCGATCTCACGAAGCCGGGCCCGCTGCTGGCGCTGCTGGGCTTTGTGGTGATTGTGGTGCTGGAGGCACGTCGCGTCACCGGCGCGGTGCTGATTGGCATCCTGCTGATCACCTTTATTTCGATGGGCATCGGCCTGTCGCCCTTTGCTGGCATCTTCTCCGTGCCGCCCTCTATCGCGCCTACCTTTATGCAGCTGGATATCGCCGGCGCCTTTAACGTCGGCCTGGTTAGCGTGATTTTCGCCTTTCTGTTTGTCGACGTGTTCGACAATACCGGTACGCTGCTGGGAGTGACTAAACGCGCCGGGCTGGCGGATGAGCAGGGCAATATCCCGAAGATGGGGCGCGCGCTGGTGGCCGATAGCGCCGCGGCGCTGTTTGGCTCGCTGCTCGGTACCTCGACCACCACCAGCTATGTGGAATCTGCAGCTGGCGTGAGCGCGGGCGGACGCACCGGCTTAACGGCGGTCGTGGTCGCTATCCTGTTCCTGCTGGCGCTGTTTTTCTCGCCGCTGGCGGGCAGCGTTCCGGTCTACGCGACGGCGCCGGCGCTGCTGTTTGTCGCGGTGCTGATGACCTCCGGGCTGGCGGAGATTGACTGGAAAGATATTACTACCGCGGCGCCGGTCACCGTTACCGCGCTGACCATGCCGCTGACTTACTCCATCGCCAACGGCATCGCCTTCGGCTTTATCACCTGGACGGTGGTGAAGCTGCTGAGCGGCCGCACGAAAGAGATCAATGCGGCGCTGGTGATCCTTTCACTGCTGTTCGTGATCAAGCTGGGCTGGCTCAGCGCCTGA
- a CDS encoding sugar ABC transporter ATP-binding protein, whose amino-acid sequence MTATPILQMREITRRFGQFYALKGVDLTVYAGEIHALMGENGAGKSTLMKILAGAYSATSGEILIDGRPCVIRGPKEALAAGITLIYQEINLAPNLTVAENIFLGSEITRGGLIRRRQMAEEAQQVIDRLGAQFSATDRVSRLSIAEQQQVEIARALHRHSRILVMDEPTAALSNRETEQLFALIKRLRAEGMAIIYISHRMAEVYELSDRVSVLRDGQYVGSLTRDTLNASELVRMMVGRPLSDLFNKDRTIPFGDIRLAVNHLTDGGKVRPSSLAVRAGEIVGLAGLVGAGRSELAQLIFGVRKPSGGEIWIDGQQVTIHSPRDAIARGIGFLTENRKEQGLFLEMAAQENIVMATLERDASYGLLNRRKGRKIAGDAIATLNIRVPHAQVRAGGLSGGNQQKLLISRWVSIGPRILILDEPTRGVDVGAKSEIYRMMNQMAQQGVAILMISSELPEVVGMSDRVYVMREGTIAGELDKEQISQENIMTLATGAHTASPLEI is encoded by the coding sequence ATGACAGCCACACCGATTCTGCAAATGCGCGAAATCACGCGGCGCTTCGGCCAGTTTTATGCGCTTAAGGGCGTCGATCTGACGGTCTATGCTGGCGAAATCCACGCGCTGATGGGGGAGAACGGCGCAGGCAAAAGTACCCTGATGAAGATCCTCGCCGGCGCCTACAGCGCCACCAGCGGTGAGATCCTGATCGACGGTCGCCCCTGTGTGATCAGAGGGCCGAAAGAGGCGCTGGCGGCAGGCATTACCCTGATTTATCAGGAGATCAATCTGGCCCCCAACCTCACGGTGGCGGAGAACATCTTTCTCGGCAGCGAAATCACGCGCGGCGGGCTGATTCGGCGTCGCCAGATGGCCGAGGAGGCGCAGCAGGTGATCGATCGGCTCGGCGCGCAGTTTAGCGCCACCGACCGCGTCAGCCGCCTCAGCATCGCCGAACAGCAGCAGGTTGAAATCGCCCGCGCGCTGCACCGCCACAGCCGCATTCTGGTGATGGATGAACCCACCGCCGCGCTGAGCAACCGCGAAACCGAGCAGCTGTTCGCGCTCATCAAGCGCCTGCGCGCGGAAGGCATGGCGATTATCTATATCAGCCATCGTATGGCGGAGGTCTATGAGCTCTCCGATCGCGTCAGCGTGCTGCGCGACGGGCAGTATGTCGGCAGCCTGACCCGCGACACGCTTAACGCCAGCGAGCTGGTGCGCATGATGGTGGGCCGTCCGCTCAGCGATCTCTTTAACAAGGATCGCACCATCCCGTTCGGCGATATTCGCCTGGCGGTCAATCATCTTACCGACGGCGGCAAGGTGCGGCCGAGCAGCCTGGCGGTGCGCGCCGGCGAGATCGTCGGGCTCGCCGGGCTGGTGGGCGCAGGACGCAGCGAGCTGGCGCAGCTGATTTTTGGCGTGCGTAAGCCGAGCGGCGGCGAGATCTGGATTGACGGGCAGCAGGTGACAATCCATTCGCCGCGCGACGCCATTGCGCGTGGCATCGGCTTTCTCACTGAAAACCGCAAAGAGCAGGGGCTGTTTCTGGAGATGGCGGCGCAGGAGAACATTGTGATGGCGACGCTGGAGCGCGACGCCAGCTACGGGCTGCTCAACCGACGCAAAGGAAGAAAGATCGCCGGCGACGCCATCGCCACGCTTAACATCCGCGTGCCGCATGCGCAGGTGCGGGCGGGGGGCCTCTCCGGCGGCAACCAGCAGAAGCTGCTGATTTCGCGCTGGGTATCGATTGGGCCGCGCATCCTGATCCTCGATGAGCCGACGCGCGGCGTTGACGTCGGCGCCAAAAGCGAAATCTACCGCATGATGAACCAGATGGCGCAGCAGGGGGTGGCGATCCTGATGATCTCCAGCGAGCTGCCGGAAGTGGTCGGCATGAGCGATCGGGTCTATGTGATGCGCGAAGGCACCATCGCCGGTGAGCTGGATAAAGAGCAGATCAGCCAGGAAAACATTATGACGCTGGCCACCGGGGCGCATACCGCCTCGCCGCTGGAAATATAA
- the phnE gene encoding phosphonate ABC transporter, permease protein PhnE: protein MMSLAPDIGKIRRENGGLFAAQPRYLRRLALAAAAILLYYLYFFEFYGIEWSRAALGAQQLGRYFLRMFVWHDFVNWPFGYYFSQIGITLAIVFAGTLTASLIALPLSFFAARNVMHDRAMRPIAWAVRRLLDLLRGIDMAIWGLIFVRAVGMGPLAGVLAIVMQDVGLLGKLYSEGHEAVERSPSRGLSAVGANSLQKHRFGIFTQSFPHFLALSLYQIESNTRSAAVLGFVGAGGVGLVYAENMRLWNWDVVMFLTLILVAVVMIMDALSSRLRKRYISGKPVPLWQPAARD, encoded by the coding sequence ATGATGTCGCTGGCGCCGGATATCGGCAAAATCAGACGGGAAAATGGCGGGCTGTTCGCCGCGCAGCCGCGCTATTTGCGGCGACTCGCGCTGGCGGCGGCGGCCATTCTGCTTTACTACCTCTACTTCTTTGAGTTTTACGGCATTGAGTGGAGCCGCGCCGCGCTGGGCGCCCAGCAGCTGGGACGCTATTTTCTGCGTATGTTCGTCTGGCACGATTTTGTTAACTGGCCGTTTGGCTACTATTTCTCACAAATCGGTATCACGCTGGCGATCGTTTTCGCCGGGACGCTGACCGCGTCCCTTATCGCGCTGCCGCTGTCGTTTTTCGCCGCGCGCAACGTGATGCACGACCGCGCCATGCGGCCCATCGCCTGGGCGGTGCGTCGCCTGCTCGATCTGCTGCGCGGCATCGATATGGCGATATGGGGGCTGATTTTTGTGCGCGCCGTCGGCATGGGGCCGCTGGCGGGCGTGCTGGCGATTGTGATGCAGGATGTCGGTCTGCTGGGCAAGCTCTACTCGGAAGGGCACGAGGCGGTAGAGCGCTCGCCGAGCCGCGGTCTGAGTGCGGTCGGCGCCAACAGCCTGCAGAAGCACCGCTTCGGCATCTTTACCCAGTCGTTTCCCCATTTCCTGGCGCTCAGCCTCTATCAGATCGAATCCAATACCCGCTCGGCGGCGGTGCTGGGCTTTGTCGGCGCGGGCGGCGTCGGGCTGGTCTACGCCGAGAATATGCGCCTGTGGAACTGGGACGTGGTGATGTTTTTAACCCTGATCCTCGTGGCGGTGGTGATGATTATGGATGCGCTCTCCAGCCGCCTGCGTAAGCGCTATATCAGCGGCAAGCCGGTGCCGCTCTGGCAGCCTGCCGCGCGCGACTGA
- a CDS encoding ABC transporter substrate-binding protein produces MRFNPIVTGLLAATLFSASFAQAKDLKSIGVTVGDLANPFFVQITKGAEMKARELAGDKVNVTLVSSGYDLGQQVAQIDNFIAAKVDMIILNAADSKGIAPAVKRARDAGIVVVAVDVAADGANATITSDNTQAGEMACKYIADRLKEKGNVLIINGPPVSAVQNRVEGCMTELKRHPEIKLLSWNQNAKGSREGGLEVMTGLLSANPKVDAVFAINDPTAIGADLAAKQAQRNEFFIVGVDGSPDGEEALKRKNSLFVATPAQDPQVMAAKAVEIGYDILQGKPAPDKPVLIPVSLIDRDNVGSYKGWTVK; encoded by the coding sequence ATGCGTTTTAATCCGATCGTAACCGGGCTGCTGGCGGCAACGCTGTTCAGCGCCTCCTTCGCTCAGGCGAAAGATCTTAAATCCATCGGCGTCACCGTCGGCGATCTCGCCAACCCGTTTTTCGTGCAGATTACCAAAGGCGCGGAGATGAAAGCGCGTGAGCTGGCGGGCGACAAGGTCAACGTGACGCTGGTCTCCAGCGGCTACGATCTGGGCCAGCAGGTGGCGCAGATCGATAACTTTATCGCGGCGAAAGTCGACATGATTATTCTGAACGCCGCCGATTCCAAAGGCATCGCGCCGGCGGTGAAACGCGCCCGCGACGCTGGCATCGTGGTGGTGGCGGTCGACGTGGCGGCTGACGGCGCCAACGCTACCATTACCTCAGACAACACCCAGGCGGGGGAGATGGCCTGTAAATATATCGCCGATCGCCTGAAGGAGAAGGGCAACGTATTGATTATCAATGGCCCGCCGGTTTCCGCCGTGCAGAACCGGGTTGAGGGCTGTATGACCGAGCTGAAACGCCATCCTGAGATCAAGCTGCTCTCCTGGAACCAGAACGCCAAGGGCAGCCGTGAAGGGGGGCTGGAAGTGATGACGGGTCTGCTGTCGGCCAATCCGAAGGTGGATGCGGTGTTCGCTATCAACGATCCAACGGCGATCGGTGCCGATCTGGCGGCGAAACAGGCACAGCGCAACGAATTCTTTATTGTCGGCGTCGACGGATCGCCCGACGGCGAAGAGGCGCTGAAGCGTAAGAACTCGCTGTTCGTCGCTACGCCGGCGCAGGATCCACAGGTGATGGCGGCAAAAGCGGTGGAGATCGGCTATGACATTCTGCAGGGCAAACCGGCGCCCGATAAGCCGGTGCTGATCCCGGTTTCCCTGATCGATCGCGACAATGTGGGCAGCTACAAGGGCTGGACGGTGAAATAG